From a single Paramormyrops kingsleyae isolate MSU_618 chromosome 14, PKINGS_0.4, whole genome shotgun sequence genomic region:
- the LOC111857974 gene encoding sorting nexin-14-like isoform X2: MTGLRKHMETLKQRLKVDLFRELGRQYPVFCFIMLCLLLSTVLLNRYLHILMVFWSFLAGVVVFYCSLGPESLLPNILFTIKPKKKQEQQELFPLGHSCAVCGKIKCKRHRPTLLLENYQPWLDLKLPSKVDASLSEILELVLENFIYPWYRDITDDEAFVDELRVTLRFLAAVLVRRAQKVDIPSLITLKLLKAAMKHIEIITKARQKVKNSEGLQPAALEEYGPDLHVALRSRREELQYLRKLTETLFPYILPPKALDCRSLTLLIREILAGSLFLPSMDFLADPDTVNHLLLIFIDNSPPESAMEPSSTLVPFLQKYSDPRSRKPSMLKLELKEIREEQDLLFRFMNFLKQEGAVHVLQFCLTVEEFNDRILCPDLAESEMLLLHEEVKKIYETYCLDESIDKIRFDPFIVEEIRQIAEGPYGGVVKLQTMRCLFEAYEHVLSLLENVFTPMFCHSDEYFRHLLRGAESPVRNSKLSRNSLSLDDIRGSSKRGETFGISRIGSKIKGVFKSTTMEGAILPSYGLIEGEDDMVEEAIMVVEDDCPVEAISTPSTPRNLSAWDISIPYVDFYDDEVKRERIPVFCIDVERNDRKAVGHKTEHWSVYRRYLEFYVLESKLTEFHGSFPDAQLPSKRIIGPKNYEFLTSKREEFQEYLQKLLQYPELSNSQLLADFLSPHSVESQFLDRMLPDVSLGKMIKSVPGKLIKEKGQHLESFIQSFFNSCESPKPKPSRPELTILSPTSENNKKLFNDLYKNNANRSEVTERRHNQNYFMEMITVQGVYDVLMYVGRVVFHIPDWLHHLLMGGRILFKNTLEAYTDYYLQYKLNQVFQEHRVVSLITLLRDSVFCENSDSRSFEDKQRRAKKTFEEMMRYVPDFLGKCIGEEAKYEGVRLLFDGLQQPVLNKQLTYVLLDIAIQELFPELNKHVQKDAPAMVPWM, encoded by the exons ATGACTGGCTTAAGGAAACATATGGAAACCCTGAAGCAGAGGCTGAAGGTGGATCTCTTCAGAGAATTGGGGCGCCAGTATCCTGTCTTCTGTTTCATTATGCTTTGTTTGCTTTTATCCACCGTTCTCCTTAATAG ATATCTTCACATTTTGATGGTTTTCTGGTCGTTTTTGGCTGGCGTTGTTGTATTTTATTGTTCCCTTGGCCCAGAATCTCTACTGCCAAATATCTTATTTACAATAAAACCGAAGAAGAAG CAGGAGCAACAGGAGTTGTTTCCCTTGGGCCACAGCTGTGCAGTTTgtgggaaaataaaatgtaaacgaCACAG ACCGACCCTGCTGTTGGAAAACTACCAACCCTGGTTGGATTTGAAATTGCCGTCAAAAGTGGACGCTTCTCTTTCAGAG ATTTTAGAACTGGTCTTagaaaactttatttatccttGGTACAG GGATATAACAGATGATGAAGCATTTGTGGATGAGTTGAGGGTAACCCTCCGGTTCCTTGCAGCAGTGCTAGTGCGCCGTGCGCAGAAG GTTGATATTCCCTCCCTTATTACGCTCAAATTGTTGAAAGCCGCCATGAAGCACATTGAAATAATTACCAAAGCACGACAGAAAG tgaAAAACTCAGAGGGCCTGCAGCCGGCTGCCTTAGAGGAGTACGGACCTGATCTCCATGTGGCCCTGCGGAGCCGGAGGGAGGAGCTGCAGTACCTCCGGAAGCTGACAGAAACACTGTTCCCCTATATTCTGCCGCCCAAGGCCCTGGACTGCCG GTCACTCACCCTTTTGATTCGTGAGATTCTGGCTGGTTCCCTCTTTCTTCCCTCCATGGACTTCTTGGCTGACCCA GATACTGTGAATCATCTTCTCCTTATATTTATTGACAATTCACCT CCTGAGTCGGCTATGGAGCCCTCCTCCACCCTGGTCCCCTTCCTGCAGAAGTACTCAGACCCCCGCAGCAGGAAGCCGTCG ATGCTGAAGCTGGAGCTGAAGGAGATCCGCGAGGAGCAAGACTTGCTGTTCCGCTTCATGAACTTCCTCAAGCAGGAGGGCGCCGTCCACGTGCTGCAGTTCTGCCTCACTGTGG aGGAGTTTAATGACAGGATTTTGTGTCCGGATCTGGCTGAATcagagatgctgctgctgcacgaGGAGGTTAAGAAGATTTACGAGACCTACTGCCTGGATGAGAGCATCGACAAGATCCGCTTCGACCCTTTCATCGTGGAGGAAATTCGGCAAA TTGCCGAGGGTCCCTATGGCGGGGTGGTGAAGCTGCAAACCATGCGGTGTCTGTTCGAGGCCTACGAGCACGTCCTGTCCCTTCTGGAGAACGTTTTCACCCCTATGTTCTGCCACAGCGATGAG TATTTCAGGCATCTGCTGAGAGGAGCTGAATCACCGGTGAGGAACTCCAAGCTAAGCAG AAATAGCCTGAGTTTGGATGACATCCG GGGCAGCTCCAAACGCGGGGAGACTTTTGGCATCAGCCGCATCGGCAGCAAGATCAAGGGCGTCTTCAAAAGCACGACCATGGAAGGGGCCATACTGCCCTCTTATGGCCTGATTGAGGGTGAAGACGACATG GTAGAAGAGGCCATCATGGTGGTAGAAGACGATTGCCCTGTGGAGGCGATAAGTACGCCCAGCACCCCCCGTAACCTGTCCGCCTGGGACATCAGCATCCCCTACGTGGACTTCTACGACGACGAGGTGAAGAGGGAGCGAATCCCAGTCTTCTGCATCGATGTGGAGCGTAACGACAGGAAGGCGG TGGGCCACAAGACAGAGCACTGGTCTGTATACAGACGATACCTTGAATTCTATGTCTTAGAATCCAAACTCACCGAGTTCCACG GGTCCTTTCCAGATGCACAGTTGccgtccaaacgaataattggGCCAAAGAACTACGAATTCTTAACATCCAAGCGAGAGGAATTCCAGGAGTACTTACAG AAACTGCTGCAGTATCCAGAGCTCAGCAACAGCCAGCTGCTCGCTGACTTCCTGTCCCCACACAGCGTGGAGTCTCAGTTTCTTGACAGGATGTTGCCAGACGTCAGCCTGG gAAAAATGATCAAGTCAGTTCCTGGGAAACTGATAAAGGAG AAAGGCCAGCACCTGGAGTCATTCATACAGTCCTTCTTTAACTCCTGCGAGTCTCCGAAGCCCAAACCAAGCCGTCCGGAGCTAACTATCCTCAGTCCGACGTCTGAGAACAACAAGAAG TTGTTCAACGACTTGTACAAAAACAACGCCAACCGCTCGGAGGTCACCGAAAGACGGCACAATCAGAACTACTTCATGGAGATGATCACTGTCCAGGGCGTGTATGACGTCCTGATGTACGTTG GTCGAGTGGTGTTCCACATTCCTGATTGGTTGCATCACCTGCTGATGGGAGGTCGAATCTTATTCAAGAACACCCTTGAGGCCTATACGGACTACTACCTGCAGTACAAGCTAAACCAAGTCTTCCAGGAACATCGTGTGGTCTCCCTTATTACTCTACTTAGAG ATTCGGTTTTCTGTGAAAACAGTGATTCCCGCTCATTTGAAGATAAACAAAGGAGGGCCAAGAAGACTTTTGAGGAAATGATGCGCTATGTACCAG ACTTCCTGGGCAAGTGCATCGGAGAAGAGGCCAAGTACGAGGGCGTGAGGCTGCTCTTCGACGGTCTGCAGCAGCCGGTTCTCAACAAGCAG CTGACATATGTTCTTCTGGATATTGCCATACAAGAGCTATTTCCTGAACTGAATAAG CACGTGCAGAAAGATGCGCCAGCCATGGTTCCTTGGATGTAG
- the LOC111857974 gene encoding sorting nexin-14-like isoform X3, whose translation MTGLRKHMETLKQRLKVDLFRELGRQYPVFCFIMLCLLLSTVLLNRYLHILMVFWSFLAGVVVFYCSLGPESLLPNILFTIKPKKKQEQQELFPLGHSCAVCGKIKCKRHRPTLLLENYQPWLDLKLPSKVDASLSEILELVLENFIYPWYRDITDDEAFVDELRVTLRFLAAVLVRRAQKVDIPSLITLKLLKAAMKHIEIITKARQKVKNSEGLQPAALEEYGPDLHVALRSRREELQYLRKLTETLFPYILPPKALDCRSLTLLIREILAGSLFLPSMDFLADPDTVNHLLLIFIDNSPPESAMEPSSTLVPFLQKYSDPRSRKPSMLKLELKEIREEQDLLFRFMNFLKQEGAVHVLQFCLTVEEFNDRILCPDLAESEMLLLHEEVKKIYETYCLDESIDKIRFDPFIVEEIRQIAEGPYGGVVKLQTMRCLFEAYEHVLSLLENVFTPMFCHSDEYFRHLLRGAESPVRNSKLSRGSSKRGETFGISRIGSKIKGVFKSTTMEGAILPSYGLIEGEDDMVEEAIMVVEDDCPVEAISTPSTPRNLSAWDISIPYVDFYDDEVKRERIPVFCIDVERNDRKAVGHKTEHWSVYRRYLEFYVLESKLTEFHGSFPDAQLPSKRIIGPKNYEFLTSKREEFQEYLQKLLQYPELSNSQLLADFLSPHSVESQFLDRMLPDVSLGKMIKSVPGKLIKEKGQHLESFIQSFFNSCESPKPKPSRPELTILSPTSENNKKLFNDLYKNNANRSEVTERRHNQNYFMEMITVQGVYDVLMYVGRVVFHIPDWLHHLLMGGRILFKNTLEAYTDYYLQYKLNQVFQEHRVVSLITLLRDSVFCENSDSRSFEDKQRRAKKTFEEMMRYVPDFLGKCIGEEAKYEGVRLLFDGLQQPVLNKQLTYVLLDIAIQELFPELNKHVQKDAPAMVPWM comes from the exons ATGACTGGCTTAAGGAAACATATGGAAACCCTGAAGCAGAGGCTGAAGGTGGATCTCTTCAGAGAATTGGGGCGCCAGTATCCTGTCTTCTGTTTCATTATGCTTTGTTTGCTTTTATCCACCGTTCTCCTTAATAG ATATCTTCACATTTTGATGGTTTTCTGGTCGTTTTTGGCTGGCGTTGTTGTATTTTATTGTTCCCTTGGCCCAGAATCTCTACTGCCAAATATCTTATTTACAATAAAACCGAAGAAGAAG CAGGAGCAACAGGAGTTGTTTCCCTTGGGCCACAGCTGTGCAGTTTgtgggaaaataaaatgtaaacgaCACAG ACCGACCCTGCTGTTGGAAAACTACCAACCCTGGTTGGATTTGAAATTGCCGTCAAAAGTGGACGCTTCTCTTTCAGAG ATTTTAGAACTGGTCTTagaaaactttatttatccttGGTACAG GGATATAACAGATGATGAAGCATTTGTGGATGAGTTGAGGGTAACCCTCCGGTTCCTTGCAGCAGTGCTAGTGCGCCGTGCGCAGAAG GTTGATATTCCCTCCCTTATTACGCTCAAATTGTTGAAAGCCGCCATGAAGCACATTGAAATAATTACCAAAGCACGACAGAAAG tgaAAAACTCAGAGGGCCTGCAGCCGGCTGCCTTAGAGGAGTACGGACCTGATCTCCATGTGGCCCTGCGGAGCCGGAGGGAGGAGCTGCAGTACCTCCGGAAGCTGACAGAAACACTGTTCCCCTATATTCTGCCGCCCAAGGCCCTGGACTGCCG GTCACTCACCCTTTTGATTCGTGAGATTCTGGCTGGTTCCCTCTTTCTTCCCTCCATGGACTTCTTGGCTGACCCA GATACTGTGAATCATCTTCTCCTTATATTTATTGACAATTCACCT CCTGAGTCGGCTATGGAGCCCTCCTCCACCCTGGTCCCCTTCCTGCAGAAGTACTCAGACCCCCGCAGCAGGAAGCCGTCG ATGCTGAAGCTGGAGCTGAAGGAGATCCGCGAGGAGCAAGACTTGCTGTTCCGCTTCATGAACTTCCTCAAGCAGGAGGGCGCCGTCCACGTGCTGCAGTTCTGCCTCACTGTGG aGGAGTTTAATGACAGGATTTTGTGTCCGGATCTGGCTGAATcagagatgctgctgctgcacgaGGAGGTTAAGAAGATTTACGAGACCTACTGCCTGGATGAGAGCATCGACAAGATCCGCTTCGACCCTTTCATCGTGGAGGAAATTCGGCAAA TTGCCGAGGGTCCCTATGGCGGGGTGGTGAAGCTGCAAACCATGCGGTGTCTGTTCGAGGCCTACGAGCACGTCCTGTCCCTTCTGGAGAACGTTTTCACCCCTATGTTCTGCCACAGCGATGAG TATTTCAGGCATCTGCTGAGAGGAGCTGAATCACCGGTGAGGAACTCCAAGCTAAGCAG GGGCAGCTCCAAACGCGGGGAGACTTTTGGCATCAGCCGCATCGGCAGCAAGATCAAGGGCGTCTTCAAAAGCACGACCATGGAAGGGGCCATACTGCCCTCTTATGGCCTGATTGAGGGTGAAGACGACATG GTAGAAGAGGCCATCATGGTGGTAGAAGACGATTGCCCTGTGGAGGCGATAAGTACGCCCAGCACCCCCCGTAACCTGTCCGCCTGGGACATCAGCATCCCCTACGTGGACTTCTACGACGACGAGGTGAAGAGGGAGCGAATCCCAGTCTTCTGCATCGATGTGGAGCGTAACGACAGGAAGGCGG TGGGCCACAAGACAGAGCACTGGTCTGTATACAGACGATACCTTGAATTCTATGTCTTAGAATCCAAACTCACCGAGTTCCACG GGTCCTTTCCAGATGCACAGTTGccgtccaaacgaataattggGCCAAAGAACTACGAATTCTTAACATCCAAGCGAGAGGAATTCCAGGAGTACTTACAG AAACTGCTGCAGTATCCAGAGCTCAGCAACAGCCAGCTGCTCGCTGACTTCCTGTCCCCACACAGCGTGGAGTCTCAGTTTCTTGACAGGATGTTGCCAGACGTCAGCCTGG gAAAAATGATCAAGTCAGTTCCTGGGAAACTGATAAAGGAG AAAGGCCAGCACCTGGAGTCATTCATACAGTCCTTCTTTAACTCCTGCGAGTCTCCGAAGCCCAAACCAAGCCGTCCGGAGCTAACTATCCTCAGTCCGACGTCTGAGAACAACAAGAAG TTGTTCAACGACTTGTACAAAAACAACGCCAACCGCTCGGAGGTCACCGAAAGACGGCACAATCAGAACTACTTCATGGAGATGATCACTGTCCAGGGCGTGTATGACGTCCTGATGTACGTTG GTCGAGTGGTGTTCCACATTCCTGATTGGTTGCATCACCTGCTGATGGGAGGTCGAATCTTATTCAAGAACACCCTTGAGGCCTATACGGACTACTACCTGCAGTACAAGCTAAACCAAGTCTTCCAGGAACATCGTGTGGTCTCCCTTATTACTCTACTTAGAG ATTCGGTTTTCTGTGAAAACAGTGATTCCCGCTCATTTGAAGATAAACAAAGGAGGGCCAAGAAGACTTTTGAGGAAATGATGCGCTATGTACCAG ACTTCCTGGGCAAGTGCATCGGAGAAGAGGCCAAGTACGAGGGCGTGAGGCTGCTCTTCGACGGTCTGCAGCAGCCGGTTCTCAACAAGCAG CTGACATATGTTCTTCTGGATATTGCCATACAAGAGCTATTTCCTGAACTGAATAAG CACGTGCAGAAAGATGCGCCAGCCATGGTTCCTTGGATGTAG
- the LOC111857974 gene encoding sorting nexin-14-like isoform X1: MTGLRKHMETLKQRLKVDLFRELGRQYPVFCFIMLCLLLSTVLLNRYLHILMVFWSFLAGVVVFYCSLGPESLLPNILFTIKPKKKQEQQELFPLGHSCAVCGKIKCKRHRPTLLLENYQPWLDLKLPSKVDASLSEILELVLENFIYPWYRDITDDEAFVDELRVTLRFLAAVLVRRAQKVDIPSLITLKLLKAAMKHIEIITKARQKVKNSEGLQPAALEEYGPDLHVALRSRREELQYLRKLTETLFPYILPPKALDCRSLTLLIREILAGSLFLPSMDFLADPDTVNHLLLIFIDNSPPESAMEPSSTLVPFLQKYSDPRSRKPSMLKLELKEIREEQDLLFRFMNFLKQEGAVHVLQFCLTVEEFNDRILCPDLAESEMLLLHEEVKKIYETYCLDESIDKIRFDPFIVEEIRQIAEGPYGGVVKLQTMRCLFEAYEHVLSLLENVFTPMFCHSDEYFRHLLRGAESPVRNSKLSRNSLSLDDIRSAGWDYAQSSTSPSVTPGSSPASLFPHVQSILTLPSGILTSLPAALKGSSKRGETFGISRIGSKIKGVFKSTTMEGAILPSYGLIEGEDDMVEEAIMVVEDDCPVEAISTPSTPRNLSAWDISIPYVDFYDDEVKRERIPVFCIDVERNDRKAVGHKTEHWSVYRRYLEFYVLESKLTEFHGSFPDAQLPSKRIIGPKNYEFLTSKREEFQEYLQKLLQYPELSNSQLLADFLSPHSVESQFLDRMLPDVSLGKMIKSVPGKLIKEKGQHLESFIQSFFNSCESPKPKPSRPELTILSPTSENNKKLFNDLYKNNANRSEVTERRHNQNYFMEMITVQGVYDVLMYVGRVVFHIPDWLHHLLMGGRILFKNTLEAYTDYYLQYKLNQVFQEHRVVSLITLLRDSVFCENSDSRSFEDKQRRAKKTFEEMMRYVPDFLGKCIGEEAKYEGVRLLFDGLQQPVLNKQLTYVLLDIAIQELFPELNKHVQKDAPAMVPWM, from the exons ATGACTGGCTTAAGGAAACATATGGAAACCCTGAAGCAGAGGCTGAAGGTGGATCTCTTCAGAGAATTGGGGCGCCAGTATCCTGTCTTCTGTTTCATTATGCTTTGTTTGCTTTTATCCACCGTTCTCCTTAATAG ATATCTTCACATTTTGATGGTTTTCTGGTCGTTTTTGGCTGGCGTTGTTGTATTTTATTGTTCCCTTGGCCCAGAATCTCTACTGCCAAATATCTTATTTACAATAAAACCGAAGAAGAAG CAGGAGCAACAGGAGTTGTTTCCCTTGGGCCACAGCTGTGCAGTTTgtgggaaaataaaatgtaaacgaCACAG ACCGACCCTGCTGTTGGAAAACTACCAACCCTGGTTGGATTTGAAATTGCCGTCAAAAGTGGACGCTTCTCTTTCAGAG ATTTTAGAACTGGTCTTagaaaactttatttatccttGGTACAG GGATATAACAGATGATGAAGCATTTGTGGATGAGTTGAGGGTAACCCTCCGGTTCCTTGCAGCAGTGCTAGTGCGCCGTGCGCAGAAG GTTGATATTCCCTCCCTTATTACGCTCAAATTGTTGAAAGCCGCCATGAAGCACATTGAAATAATTACCAAAGCACGACAGAAAG tgaAAAACTCAGAGGGCCTGCAGCCGGCTGCCTTAGAGGAGTACGGACCTGATCTCCATGTGGCCCTGCGGAGCCGGAGGGAGGAGCTGCAGTACCTCCGGAAGCTGACAGAAACACTGTTCCCCTATATTCTGCCGCCCAAGGCCCTGGACTGCCG GTCACTCACCCTTTTGATTCGTGAGATTCTGGCTGGTTCCCTCTTTCTTCCCTCCATGGACTTCTTGGCTGACCCA GATACTGTGAATCATCTTCTCCTTATATTTATTGACAATTCACCT CCTGAGTCGGCTATGGAGCCCTCCTCCACCCTGGTCCCCTTCCTGCAGAAGTACTCAGACCCCCGCAGCAGGAAGCCGTCG ATGCTGAAGCTGGAGCTGAAGGAGATCCGCGAGGAGCAAGACTTGCTGTTCCGCTTCATGAACTTCCTCAAGCAGGAGGGCGCCGTCCACGTGCTGCAGTTCTGCCTCACTGTGG aGGAGTTTAATGACAGGATTTTGTGTCCGGATCTGGCTGAATcagagatgctgctgctgcacgaGGAGGTTAAGAAGATTTACGAGACCTACTGCCTGGATGAGAGCATCGACAAGATCCGCTTCGACCCTTTCATCGTGGAGGAAATTCGGCAAA TTGCCGAGGGTCCCTATGGCGGGGTGGTGAAGCTGCAAACCATGCGGTGTCTGTTCGAGGCCTACGAGCACGTCCTGTCCCTTCTGGAGAACGTTTTCACCCCTATGTTCTGCCACAGCGATGAG TATTTCAGGCATCTGCTGAGAGGAGCTGAATCACCGGTGAGGAACTCCAAGCTAAGCAG AAATAGCCTGAGTTTGGATGACATCCG CTCCGCGGGGTGGGACTACGCACAGAGCTCCACGTCCCCGTCGGTCACCCCCGGCTCATCACCGGCGTCTCTGTTTCCCCATGTCCAGTCCATTCTAACCCTCCCATCTGGCATTCTCACTTCTCTCCCTGCCGCGCTGAA GGGCAGCTCCAAACGCGGGGAGACTTTTGGCATCAGCCGCATCGGCAGCAAGATCAAGGGCGTCTTCAAAAGCACGACCATGGAAGGGGCCATACTGCCCTCTTATGGCCTGATTGAGGGTGAAGACGACATG GTAGAAGAGGCCATCATGGTGGTAGAAGACGATTGCCCTGTGGAGGCGATAAGTACGCCCAGCACCCCCCGTAACCTGTCCGCCTGGGACATCAGCATCCCCTACGTGGACTTCTACGACGACGAGGTGAAGAGGGAGCGAATCCCAGTCTTCTGCATCGATGTGGAGCGTAACGACAGGAAGGCGG TGGGCCACAAGACAGAGCACTGGTCTGTATACAGACGATACCTTGAATTCTATGTCTTAGAATCCAAACTCACCGAGTTCCACG GGTCCTTTCCAGATGCACAGTTGccgtccaaacgaataattggGCCAAAGAACTACGAATTCTTAACATCCAAGCGAGAGGAATTCCAGGAGTACTTACAG AAACTGCTGCAGTATCCAGAGCTCAGCAACAGCCAGCTGCTCGCTGACTTCCTGTCCCCACACAGCGTGGAGTCTCAGTTTCTTGACAGGATGTTGCCAGACGTCAGCCTGG gAAAAATGATCAAGTCAGTTCCTGGGAAACTGATAAAGGAG AAAGGCCAGCACCTGGAGTCATTCATACAGTCCTTCTTTAACTCCTGCGAGTCTCCGAAGCCCAAACCAAGCCGTCCGGAGCTAACTATCCTCAGTCCGACGTCTGAGAACAACAAGAAG TTGTTCAACGACTTGTACAAAAACAACGCCAACCGCTCGGAGGTCACCGAAAGACGGCACAATCAGAACTACTTCATGGAGATGATCACTGTCCAGGGCGTGTATGACGTCCTGATGTACGTTG GTCGAGTGGTGTTCCACATTCCTGATTGGTTGCATCACCTGCTGATGGGAGGTCGAATCTTATTCAAGAACACCCTTGAGGCCTATACGGACTACTACCTGCAGTACAAGCTAAACCAAGTCTTCCAGGAACATCGTGTGGTCTCCCTTATTACTCTACTTAGAG ATTCGGTTTTCTGTGAAAACAGTGATTCCCGCTCATTTGAAGATAAACAAAGGAGGGCCAAGAAGACTTTTGAGGAAATGATGCGCTATGTACCAG ACTTCCTGGGCAAGTGCATCGGAGAAGAGGCCAAGTACGAGGGCGTGAGGCTGCTCTTCGACGGTCTGCAGCAGCCGGTTCTCAACAAGCAG CTGACATATGTTCTTCTGGATATTGCCATACAAGAGCTATTTCCTGAACTGAATAAG CACGTGCAGAAAGATGCGCCAGCCATGGTTCCTTGGATGTAG